DNA sequence from the Cellulophaga sp. HaHaR_3_176 genome:
AGATGTTCATTATATAAAAATGGGCAATAAGGTAAATGTGCAAGATGGCGCAGTTATTCATGCAACATATAAAAAACACCCAACCACAATTGGCAATAATGTGTCTATCGGGCATAATGCATTAGTGCATGGTTGTATAATACATGATAACGTGTTAATTGGCATGGGAAGTATTGTTATGGATGATTGTATTATAGAAAGTAATAGTATTATTGCTGCGGGAGCTGTAGTTACAAAAGGTACTCATGTGGCTTCGGGTAGTATTTATGCAGGGATGCCAGCAAAAAAAATAAAAGATATTAGCCCAGAATTGAGTAAGGGTGAGGTGGAGCGAATTGCAGAAAGTTATGTAATGTATTCGGGTTGGTTTAAAGAATAGAAGCGAATGACTTCAAATATAATTTTATCACTATTTTTGTCCGAAATTAAAAGATAGAGAACAAAATGAATGCATATATATTTCCAGGACAAGGAGCGCAGTTTGTAGGTATGGGTTTAGACCTTTATGAAAAATACCCTATAGCAAAAGAGCTTTTTGAAAAAGCAAACGAAATACTAGGTTTTCGTATTACTGACATAATGTTTGAAGGCACGGCAGAAGCTTTAAAAGAAACAAAAGTAACACAGCCTGCTATATTTCTGCACTCTGTAATTTTAAGTAAAGTTATGGGTGATGCTTTTAAGCCAGATATGGTTGCAGGTCATTCATTAGGTGAGTTTTCTGCATTAGTAGCAAATGGAGTTTTAAATTTTGAAGATGGCCTGAAATTAGTTTCTCAAAGAGCATTAGCAATGCAAAAAGCATGTGAAATTCAGCCAAGTACCATGGCCGCAGTTTTAGCTTTAGCAGATAATGTAGTTGAAGAAATTTGTGAAAAAATACCAGGTATAGTAGTTGCAGCAAATTATAACTGTCCAGGTCAATTGGTAATTTCAGGAGAAGTTGAAGCTATAAATATTGCTTGCGAACAATTAAAAGCAGCTGGAGCTCGAAGAGCATTGGTATTACCAGTTGGGGGTGCATTTCATTCCCCATTAATGGAGCCAGCAAGAGAAGAACTAGCGGCGGCAATTGAAAATACAATCTTTGCAAAACCTTTATGCCCGATATATCAGAATGTAACAACTACAGCAGTTGTAGATGCTGAAGAAATTAAGAAAAACCTTATTTCTCAATTAACGGCACCTGTAAAATGGACGCAAAGTGTTCAAAACATGATTAAGGATGGAGCAACATTGTTTACAGAAGTTGGACCAGGAAAAGTATTACAGGGCCTTGTTAAAAAAATAGACTCAAATGTAGAAGTAGCCTCTGCAATAATTAGCGAATAGTATTTGGCATTGTTTTTGGTTTGAATATTATACCGATAAAGTGTGTATTTTAGCCTATTTTGTCAAGTCTCATTTGTTTTTTCATTAACATTGGGGGTTAATACCGAATATAAAACATTGATTTACAATGTTAACACCATTTAGTGGTATCAAAGATTAATAACATATATATGTCTCTTTATAATTTTAAACCTATAACCATGCTGAGAAAATCAGTGATTTTTTTAGGGCTTTTTCTTTTTTCTTTAGTAGGTTTTAGTCAATCTACAGTTGTAGTAAATGCAATTGATGACATAGCAACTAAGGGAGCTTCTGTAGCAGATAATGGATTATTTGAAATAGATTTAGGATCGACCAATAATACAGGAGGAAATGTTATTGTAGCTTTTTCTGTTACCGGAACAGCAACTTCAGGTGTAGATTATACTAGTTTAGGTATAACTAGTGTTAGTATACCAGACGGAGAAAGAACAGCTCAAATCGTTATTACCCCTTTGGTTGAAAGTGATGATGATGGTAATAAAAGGGTTATACTAAGGTTAACAAGTGTAAATAATTCTGCGTATCAAATTATAAGCAACTCAAGTAGTACTGCTAATATTATAATCATAGATTCTGCTGATTGTGGTGCGGGTGAAAATGCTCCAACCATTTCTGGAGATTTTGATACTGATTACTGTTCAGGCACACAGGTAGATTTATCTAGTTTTGTAACAAGTACAGCTCCAGCTGGCACAACGCTAAGATGGAGTAGAAACCCTAATCCTAATGTAAGCAATCCAAATTCATTTTTGCAAAGTTCGATAATTGAAACGGGAGATGTTTATTATGGGTTTTATTATGATATGTTAGGAGATTCACCTTGTAGAAGTGATGTTGTAGAGTTGCCAGAAATTACTTTTGATGTAGCTCCTTCTGTGGGTACACCAAATAATAATAATCAATTGTGTAATGCCTTTCAGTTATTCTTTTCAAATAATGAAATAGATTTAGATGATGCGCTTGATGGTGAAACTCCTGGTGGTTCTTGGTTTTTAGAAGAATTTCCAGCTGGGCATTCTACAAGTATAAATTCAAATAATGAAGTTAATTATTTAGGTCAACCAGCAGGTTCTTATAAATATAGTTATACACCTAATTATTCATCAGCTCCAAATTGTAATGAAGATAGTGTTGAGGTCGTTATTTTTGTTACCGATTGTGGTGATTGTGATGCAGGTAATAGTGCTCCAACGTTAAATGAAGATGTAAATACTGTATTTTGTGTGAGTGATAATACATTTACGCAAGATTTAAATGAGTATACAAGTAGCAATGCACCTAATAATACAAGGTTAGTTTGGAGTAAATTAAGTGATTATAATAGAGAAGATGCTTTTTTAGATGATACTAATGTAAATCAGCCAGGTGCATATTTTGCTTTCTTTTTAGATGAAGATAATAATTGTGCAAGCCAATCACTGTCAGTTACTTTAGAGTTTAATACGAGACCAAATGTTGTGCCTGAAACCGGGAATAATATGTTATGTTCAGAAGGTATTATGACGTTGTCGGCAACTGCTACAGCAGGAAGTCAAATAAATTGGTATTCTTCACCAACGAGTACAGACCCTTTAGAAATAGATACAGAAAACTTTACAACACCAAACTTAACAGCGACTACATCATTTTATGTAGAGGCAGTTTTAGGAAACTGTATATCTGACAGAGTAGAGGTTGTAGCTACGATTGTGAATCCGCCAATTGTTGAAGCGGTAAGCGAACCGTTAGATGCTTGTAATATTGCAGGGTCAGAGTATCCAGAAATTTTAGATTTAAACTCAGGACTGACACAGAGTAGTCCTGGTACTTGGTCAATTACTAGCGATCCTTCTAATTCATTAGAAATTGTAGGTGGTAATGTTGTCGATTTTGAAGGTGCTCCTTTAGGGAATTACACTTTTACATATACGACAAATACTGCAACAGTACCATGTGTAGAAACTACGGCAACAATAACTGTTACGGTAAATACATGTATTTTAGATTCAGATGCTGATGGTTTAGGTGATGATTATGAAATAAGCATAGGCACGAGTGTTGATAATTCAGATTCAGATGGTGATGGTATTTTAGATGCAGTTGAGGTTGGAGATGATTTAGATGCACCTTTAGATGAAGATAATGATGGAATTATTGACGCTTTAGAGTCAAATACTTTTGATACAGATAACGATGCTGTAGTAGATCAGCTAGATCCAGCAAATGAGAATCCATGTGTTCCTGATAATACAGCAGGAGCTTGTGATACTGATGGAGATGGTATTACAGACGGTGATGAGATAGCAAATGGAACAAATGAGTTTGACCCATGTGACCCTAATGAAACTGCTGATTGTGAAGCGGGGTTAATTGATCTAGCAATAACAAAAATAGTAGACCCTCAATTTCCTTCTGTTGGAGATGTGGTAGAATTTACAATTACATTAAGGAATAATAGCGCAGCTATTGTAAATACGGTTTCTGTTGAAGAAATTTTCACACCAGAAACTGGTTTTGAATATGTTTCAAGTACGGCAACAATGGGTACTTATAGCCCTCTGTTAGGTACTTGGGATATACAAGAAATTCAACCAAATCAAGTCAATACATTGCAAATTTTAGCAAGAGTGCTTGCAACAGGTAGCCACATCAATACAGTTGAAATAAAAAATACTTTTCCATTAGATTTTAACTCAGCAAATAATATAGCTACTATTGCAGTAGAGGTAGGTTCAGTTGATTTAGCAATCACAAAAACTGTAGATGCAGAGCAACCATTTGTTGGTGATATAGTAGAGTTTACTATCACAGTAATAAATTTAAGTGCGGAAGAAGTTACTTCAATTTCTATAAACGAAATGTTTACTGAGGATAGAGGTTTTGAGTTTATTTCAAATGTAGCATCTTCAGGGACTTATAATTCAGGGCTGGGTACTTGGAATATACCACAAATAGCGGCTAATGGAGAAGAAACATTGCAAATCATGGCTAGAGTTTTGCAAGATGGAGATTATACAAACACAGTTGAAATTGCGGCCTCTTTACCTAGAGATAGCAATAATGATAACAATATAGCGACTGTACTTGTTGATGTAGCAAAACCATCAGTAGATGAATGTGGGTTTTTGTTTAATCAATTTTCACCAAACGGAGATGGAATTAATGATAAGTTAGTAATCAATTGTATAGATACTTATCCGAATAATATTTTAGAAATTTATGACCGCTACGGTAATCAAGTTTACAGAGCAGTTACTTACGATAATTCTTGGGATGGATCTGGTAAAAACGGAGAAACGCCTAAAGGTACATATTACTATATTTTGGATTTAGGTGATGGTTCGTCAATCACAAAAGGATGGATTCAAATTATAAGATAGTATGCTAAGCACTAATGAAATGAAAATTTTGAGAACATATAAATTTTGGTTAGTTACATTTTTATTATGTACAGCCTTTACAAGTTACAGTCAACGAGAGCCACAATACACGCAATACATGTATAATATTGGGAGTTTTAACCCAGCTTATGTAGGTACTGTAAATAATGCGGAAATAACAACAGCTTATAGAGCTCAATGGATTTCTGTAGATGGAGCTCCGAGAACAATAAGGTTAGGTGTAAATGTTCCATTTTTGAATGAGAAAAATGGTTTGGGACTTAATATCATAAATGATGATTTGGGACCTTTGACTCAAACATACTTTGATGTTTCGTATTCTTTTCAAATACAGGTTTCAGATAATACAAAGCTTTCCTTTGGTATTGATGCAGGAGGTTCTTTGTTAAATGTAGATTACAGTAAGGGTGATTTTGAAATAGCAAATGAGCCACTTTTAAATCAAAGTACTTTTAATAAATTTTATCCTACTATAGGGGCAGGGTTATTTCTTTATAGTGAAAATTGGTATGCAGGATTGTCTGTTCCTAATTTTTTAACTGATGCAATTTATAATGATGAGGTCTCTGTTTTAATTGAAAACAGTCCGCAATTTAATTTTATTGGTGGTTATGTTTTTGATATATCAGATGGATTGAAATTTAAACCAGCATTTTTATTAAACTATCTAGATGGCTTGCCTTTAAACGCAAACCTTTCTACTAACTTTTTAATTAATGATGTTGTTACGCTAGGTGCCTCTTATAGATTTGATAATGCAGTAAGTGCTTTAGCGGGTGTTCAAATATCTAATAGCACATTTTTTGGCTATTCATATGACTATAACACAAATGGATTATCAAGTTATAATGATGGTTCACATGAGCTTATTCTTAAATTTTACTTAGGTAGAGGTGGTAATGTTAGAGATAAGAATAATAAAATTGGCAATGGAAAAGGCAAGCCTAAGCAGATAGATACTCCAAGATTCTTTTAAAAATAAACCGAGACAGAAAATGAATTTTAAATATTGTATACTACTTCTTTTGTTACAGACTATGTTTGTGCAAGGGCAAGACAATTCTAAAGGAGATGACTATTTTTTTGAATATGCATATAAAGATGCTATAGAGGAATATACTAAAGAAAAAGAAAAGAAAATACTTAGTAATCAACAGTTTTTAAACTTAGCAGATTCATATTATAAAACAGGTTCTTTTGAAGAAGCTGGTCTTATTTATAAAGATATTTATGCTAAAGATTCAACACTATCAGATACATATATAAACAGACTTTTATTGACCGTTAGAAAATTAGATAGCGTAGAAGCTTTTGATTATTTTTTAGAAAAATCTAGATCATTTTTTACAAATGAATTAAAAGAAAATGCAGAATTTAATTTTGAAATAATACAAAAAAATCAAAACAAAAAAATAGATTTTTTCATATTCAATTGTTATTTGAATAGCCCTCAGGCAGATTTTTCTCCAGCTTTTTATATTGATGATGAATTGATGTTTACAAGTGCAAGGCAGCAGGGTAAGAAAAGTAAAATATATGGCCCTTCAGGAGAATCTTATTTAGGAATATATTCTGGTAAAATTCAGCCAGATGGTGATGTTACAGTGCCTAAAATGTTTACAGAAATTCCTAAATCTATTTATCATAAAGCGACACCATTTTATTCAGAAGAATTAGATGGTATATTTTATGTGCTTTCTAATGCAGATGGAGAAGACCTTTTGTATAATAAAAAAGGGAAAAATACTCTAGCAATTGGTTCTGTTAATGAAAAAGGAACGTTCCAATATTTATTGAGAGATTTAAGTACTTCTTTTTATTATCCTTTTTATGACGGTAAGAATGAAAAGTTGTATTTCGCAGCCAATTTTGAAGGTGGTTTTGGTGGTACAGATATTTATTATGTTCATACAAATGATGGCCGAATAATGTCAGCGCCAGTAAATCTTGGTCCTAGAATTAATACACCAGGTAATGAAATCGCTCCGTTTATATATGAAGGAAGTATGTATTTTTCATCTGATATATTTTATGGTTTTGGAGGTATGGATATTTACACGTCTAATTTACAGTTAGATGAAAGTTTTAGTATACCTGTAAACTTAGGTACAGGTATAAATAGTACAGCTGATGATTTTGGTTTCATTATCAAAAATCAAGAAGAAAGTGGGCTTTTAGGTTATTTTTCTTCTAATAGAGAGGGTGGTAAGGGTAATGATGATATATATGGTTTTAAAGTAGATGAAAAGCCAGGGATAAAAACTTTAATGGTTAAAGGTGTTGTTACAAATCCGTCTTACGGAAGAGAAATACCAGGAACAACAGTTAAGCTTTATGGTGATGAAAATCAGGTTTTAAAAAGCTATACTACTTCAGCTAAAGGAGAATATCAATTTGAAGTGCCTTGGAGAACAGATTTTAAAATTGAAGCATCTAAAAGCGGCTATGGTACTTTTGTTAAAAGCTTTGATATAAATGAAGAGAATACTTTTGACGGTATTGTTGATATAAGTTTACCTTTTATTGAAGATCTTATTCAAGAAAAAGAAGAAAAAACAGTTGTTAAAATGAGTAAGTTTTACTTTGATAGAGGTGCGAGTAAATTAACTGCTGGTATTACAAAGGAACTGGATAAAGTAATTATAGTTACTAATAGTTTTCCTAATATTAAACTAAAAGTAGAGAGTTATACAGATAGTAGAGGTAGTAGTGCTAAAAACTTACAGTTATCGATAGCAAGATCAGAGACTATAAAGAAATATTTAATAGAAAAAGGAGTTGATCCTAGCATTTTTGTAGAAGCGGTAGGATATGGAGAAGACAGGTTGTTGAATCAATGTAAAGACGGTGTATATTGTTTAGAATTTTTACATAACCAAAATGTAAGGTCGTATATTACGATAATAAACTATGATGAATTAGTTAAATAGTTCGTGTATAATTATACTAGCAAAATTTAAAATAGTTTATAATGTTGGTGGTATCTATTACTAATTAATACATTGTAATTTTGAGATTATTTAATTTCTATTTTATCTCCATAAAATTTGGGCTGTTTGTTTGTTATTATATCTAAAAAAACTTTTACTCTCGCAAAATATTCTCTTAACTGAACTTTAAAACCATTGGTGCCGTTTATATCCTTTGCATTATAGCCAATGGCATCAAGCCCTTTATTTTGAGCAAGATAAATAGCTCTATCGTTATGAAATTCTTGAGAAATAATAGTAGCCTTATTTAAACCGAAAACATGTTTTGCTCTAACCATAGAGTCTAACGTTCTAAAACCTGCGTAATCTAAAAATATCTTTTCTTCAGGAATGCCAGCTTTGATAAGATCTTTTTTAATACTATCAGGTTCATTATAATATATCGTTCCATTATCTCCACTAACTAAAATATATTCAATTTTTTTAGCATTAAATAATTCTACTGTAGCATCAATTCTGTACGAATAATATCTGTTAGGCTTTCCGTTTGTTAATCTTTTTGATGTGCCTAAAATAATACCTACTTTGTTTTTAGGTATTTTTTGTATAGAATCAAATGTTTTTTCTTTCGTGGAGTTATTAATTATAAAATTACAAACGATAAGTAGTATTCCAGAGAAAATTATTAATGCTAAAAAAGTATATAATGTTTTTTTAATCATTTTCAGATTTTAAACGTAACGATAAATAATTATTAGTAATGTGGTTTTTTATTCTGAAATAGTTAATTTCATATCTCAGAATCAATATTAACTTGAAAAATAAACTAAAATAATTAATGAGCAAGATATTTATAGCCATAACCTTATTAATTATGATAATTTCTTGTACTAGCATAAAAAAGTTCAATACAGAAATTACGTCACTCCATACTCCAGAAGAACTTTATGTAGATATTGATAAAGCCTATAATAAATTAAAAAAATTGCACCCTCGTTTATATCAATTTACATCAAAAGATGAATTAGATTTTAAGTTTGATAGTTTAAAACTGACTATAATAGAGCCAATTTCAAGTTTAGAGTTTTATAAGAAAATAGCTCCAGTAATATCAGAAGTTCGTCAAGGACATATTTCTGTCAGTCCACCAGCTAAAAGATATACAAAAAGAGAGCTAAAAGAGCTTAAGGAAAAGAGTTTTGAATTTTATAAATTAGATTTTGAAAATGTAAATGATGCTTTGCTTGTAAAGGCTAATTATTCGTCAGATTCCACATTAGTAGGGGCTCAGGTAATGTCAGTTGATGAAGAGCCAATAGAAAGTATTTATAAAGCTTATAATA
Encoded proteins:
- a CDS encoding gamma carbonic anhydrase family protein; translation: MIIKTINGNTPQIGEDCFIAENAVIVGEVSMGSQCSVWFNAVIRGDVHYIKMGNKVNVQDGAVIHATYKKHPTTIGNNVSIGHNALVHGCIIHDNVLIGMGSIVMDDCIIESNSIIAAGAVVTKGTHVASGSIYAGMPAKKIKDISPELSKGEVERIAESYVMYSGWFKE
- the fabD gene encoding ACP S-malonyltransferase encodes the protein MNAYIFPGQGAQFVGMGLDLYEKYPIAKELFEKANEILGFRITDIMFEGTAEALKETKVTQPAIFLHSVILSKVMGDAFKPDMVAGHSLGEFSALVANGVLNFEDGLKLVSQRALAMQKACEIQPSTMAAVLALADNVVEEICEKIPGIVVAANYNCPGQLVISGEVEAINIACEQLKAAGARRALVLPVGGAFHSPLMEPAREELAAAIENTIFAKPLCPIYQNVTTTAVVDAEEIKKNLISQLTAPVKWTQSVQNMIKDGATLFTEVGPGKVLQGLVKKIDSNVEVASAIISE
- a CDS encoding gliding motility-associated C-terminal domain-containing protein, with product MLRKSVIFLGLFLFSLVGFSQSTVVVNAIDDIATKGASVADNGLFEIDLGSTNNTGGNVIVAFSVTGTATSGVDYTSLGITSVSIPDGERTAQIVITPLVESDDDGNKRVILRLTSVNNSAYQIISNSSSTANIIIIDSADCGAGENAPTISGDFDTDYCSGTQVDLSSFVTSTAPAGTTLRWSRNPNPNVSNPNSFLQSSIIETGDVYYGFYYDMLGDSPCRSDVVELPEITFDVAPSVGTPNNNNQLCNAFQLFFSNNEIDLDDALDGETPGGSWFLEEFPAGHSTSINSNNEVNYLGQPAGSYKYSYTPNYSSAPNCNEDSVEVVIFVTDCGDCDAGNSAPTLNEDVNTVFCVSDNTFTQDLNEYTSSNAPNNTRLVWSKLSDYNREDAFLDDTNVNQPGAYFAFFLDEDNNCASQSLSVTLEFNTRPNVVPETGNNMLCSEGIMTLSATATAGSQINWYSSPTSTDPLEIDTENFTTPNLTATTSFYVEAVLGNCISDRVEVVATIVNPPIVEAVSEPLDACNIAGSEYPEILDLNSGLTQSSPGTWSITSDPSNSLEIVGGNVVDFEGAPLGNYTFTYTTNTATVPCVETTATITVTVNTCILDSDADGLGDDYEISIGTSVDNSDSDGDGILDAVEVGDDLDAPLDEDNDGIIDALESNTFDTDNDAVVDQLDPANENPCVPDNTAGACDTDGDGITDGDEIANGTNEFDPCDPNETADCEAGLIDLAITKIVDPQFPSVGDVVEFTITLRNNSAAIVNTVSVEEIFTPETGFEYVSSTATMGTYSPLLGTWDIQEIQPNQVNTLQILARVLATGSHINTVEIKNTFPLDFNSANNIATIAVEVGSVDLAITKTVDAEQPFVGDIVEFTITVINLSAEEVTSISINEMFTEDRGFEFISNVASSGTYNSGLGTWNIPQIAANGEETLQIMARVLQDGDYTNTVEIAASLPRDSNNDNNIATVLVDVAKPSVDECGFLFNQFSPNGDGINDKLVINCIDTYPNNILEIYDRYGNQVYRAVTYDNSWDGSGKNGETPKGTYYYILDLGDGSSITKGWIQIIR
- a CDS encoding type IX secretion system membrane protein PorP/SprF, which gives rise to MKILRTYKFWLVTFLLCTAFTSYSQREPQYTQYMYNIGSFNPAYVGTVNNAEITTAYRAQWISVDGAPRTIRLGVNVPFLNEKNGLGLNIINDDLGPLTQTYFDVSYSFQIQVSDNTKLSFGIDAGGSLLNVDYSKGDFEIANEPLLNQSTFNKFYPTIGAGLFLYSENWYAGLSVPNFLTDAIYNDEVSVLIENSPQFNFIGGYVFDISDGLKFKPAFLLNYLDGLPLNANLSTNFLINDVVTLGASYRFDNAVSALAGVQISNSTFFGYSYDYNTNGLSSYNDGSHELILKFYLGRGGNVRDKNNKIGNGKGKPKQIDTPRFF
- a CDS encoding OmpA family protein; this translates as MNFKYCILLLLLQTMFVQGQDNSKGDDYFFEYAYKDAIEEYTKEKEKKILSNQQFLNLADSYYKTGSFEEAGLIYKDIYAKDSTLSDTYINRLLLTVRKLDSVEAFDYFLEKSRSFFTNELKENAEFNFEIIQKNQNKKIDFFIFNCYLNSPQADFSPAFYIDDELMFTSARQQGKKSKIYGPSGESYLGIYSGKIQPDGDVTVPKMFTEIPKSIYHKATPFYSEELDGIFYVLSNADGEDLLYNKKGKNTLAIGSVNEKGTFQYLLRDLSTSFYYPFYDGKNEKLYFAANFEGGFGGTDIYYVHTNDGRIMSAPVNLGPRINTPGNEIAPFIYEGSMYFSSDIFYGFGGMDIYTSNLQLDESFSIPVNLGTGINSTADDFGFIIKNQEESGLLGYFSSNREGGKGNDDIYGFKVDEKPGIKTLMVKGVVTNPSYGREIPGTTVKLYGDENQVLKSYTTSAKGEYQFEVPWRTDFKIEASKSGYGTFVKSFDINEENTFDGIVDISLPFIEDLIQEKEEKTVVKMSKFYFDRGASKLTAGITKELDKVIIVTNSFPNIKLKVESYTDSRGSSAKNLQLSIARSETIKKYLIEKGVDPSIFVEAVGYGEDRLLNQCKDGVYCLEFLHNQNVRSYITIINYDELVK
- a CDS encoding vancomycin high temperature exclusion protein, yielding MIKKTLYTFLALIIFSGILLIVCNFIINNSTKEKTFDSIQKIPKNKVGIILGTSKRLTNGKPNRYYSYRIDATVELFNAKKIEYILVSGDNGTIYYNEPDSIKKDLIKAGIPEEKIFLDYAGFRTLDSMVRAKHVFGLNKATIISQEFHNDRAIYLAQNKGLDAIGYNAKDINGTNGFKVQLREYFARVKVFLDIITNKQPKFYGDKIEIK